A DNA window from Hordeum vulgare subsp. vulgare chromosome 1H, MorexV3_pseudomolecules_assembly, whole genome shotgun sequence contains the following coding sequences:
- the LOC123407888 gene encoding uncharacterized protein LOC123407888, translating to MNCIKILVLLSLIPLALRGASLLVVPSPSSVDPASRAGVLAPVQAEQWRQQRRRTVGRQTRGGRATTIAPFAPRRFGGFFQEDKRFAPTGSNPLHNL from the coding sequence ATGAACTGCATCAAGATTCTCGTACTGCTCTCCCTCATCCCTCTCGCGCTGAGGGGAGCGTCGCTCCTCGTCGTCCCGTCACCCTCCTCCGTCGACCCCGCGTCACGCGCCGGCGTCCTGGCTCCGGTGCAGGCGGAGCAGTGGAGGCAGCAGCGGAGGAGGACAGTGGGTCGTCAGACTCGGGGCGGCCGCGCCACTACCATCGCCCCCTTCGCCCCGCGGCGGTTCGGCGGCTTCTTCCAGGAAGACAAGAGGTTCGCGCCCACGGGGTCGAACCCGCTGCACAACCTGTGA